In a single window of the Callithrix jacchus isolate 240 chromosome 1, calJac240_pri, whole genome shotgun sequence genome:
- the LOC118154791 gene encoding small ribosomal subunit protein eS6-like, whose protein sequence is MKLNISFPATGCQKLIEVDDERKLRTFYEKRMATEVAADALGEEWKGYVVRISGGNDKQGFPMKQGVLTHGRVRLLLSKGHSCYRPRRTGERKRKSVRGCIVDANLSVLNLVIVKKGEKDIPGLTDTTVPHRLGPKRASRIRKLFNLSKEDDVRQYVVRKPLNKEGRRDDTIRA, encoded by the exons ATGAAG CTGAACATCTCCTTCCCAGCCACTGGCTGCCAGAAACTCATTGAAGTGGACGATGAACGCAAACTTCGTACTTTTTATGAGAAGCGTATGGCGACAGAAGTTGCCGCTGACGCTCTGGGTGAAGAATGGAAG GGTTATGTGGTCCGAATCAGTGGTGGGAATGACAAACAAGGTTTCCCTATGAAGCAGGGTGTCTTGACCCATGGCCGTGTCCGCCTGCTACTGAGTAAGGGGCATTCCTGTTACAGACCAAGgagaactggagaaagaaagagaaaatcagttcGTGGTTGCATTGTGGATGCTAATCTGAGCGTTCTCAACTTGGTTATTGTAAAAAAAG GAGAGAAGGATATTCCTGGACTAACTGATACCACCGTGCCTCATCGCCTGGGGCCTAAAAGAGCTAGCAGAATCCGCAAACTTTTCAATCTCTCTAAAGAAGATGACGTCCGCCAATATGTTGTAAGAAAGCCCTTAAACAAAGAAGGTAGGAGGGATGATACAATTAGGGCTTAA